From the genome of Solanum pennellii chromosome 6, SPENNV200:
GAGGAACTGATTGATAGTACTGTGAACTCATTTTTGGAACAAGTAAAAAATGGAACTTGGGAATCTGGGGGATGGCCACAAGTATTCACAGACTACTCATTGTCAAAGCTTGCTGCTAATGCTTACACCAGGCTAATGGCAAGAATACTTTCTGACCAGCCAGAGGGCCAAAAGATATATATGAATTGCTATTGTCCAGGTTGGGTGAAGACTGCCATGACTGATTGGGCTGGGCATACATCTCCTGAAGTAGCTGCTGATACTGCAGTCTGGCTTGCTCTTACCTCAGATCAGTTTGTGAGTGGTAAGTTTTTTGCTGAGAGGCGtgaaataaacttctaaagtggGAATTGAAGACACATTCAAGAATCAGCCCatttcttttgcttttgaatGAAAATGTGATATGAGTACATATAAAAGCTAGAGTACTCATGTTACACGATGCTAATTTATATTGCTGATGGGAAACAATATGTATCGGTACAAGTTGTCACCTAGTCGTCAAACTCTGGAGGATGTGTTAACTTTGGGAAGAGCTGAAGCGAAAGGGTGGTCTGGTTTTCTAATAATCACATCGACACATCCTAGATATAAGATCATTTGCCTGTGTTTTGGTGTACCATTTGTAACTTTTAGTACAGATTAGCAATGCATACTACAGCATATCGCATAGCTTACTACTTAAAATATGTCTTTCTTTAATTATAAGCATTAGCTGTTTTAAAAGATCACTAAATCGAACCGCACACATACTCCTAAAGAAAGAACATCCTGCCTTCTACGTTCGATTTCTTTGaccaatatatatttttattttttcccgAAGAGAATTCACAGACACTATCCTTTGTGCATTGAATAAACCTGCTCCTGTGCAATAACTTACAGACCACACAAAATATGTAAATTGTACTAGATAAGCTCGGTGCTGACACTTTCGGGAAACTAGGAATATAATTTACCGCACCAATTCGGTCATCCATATAGGTACCAATAAATTACCATGTTTATTTTTTGAGTGTGACATACACCTTATCTACTTCATTGTTGTGTGTTGTATGGTCCACATATTCCCTTCTGAGTTTCGATACACTTCATTACTGATTTCTGACTGAGAAACAAGAACAAAATGTATTTTCCAATCAACGTCATCTTCCTGTTCACTTTATCCCCTTTCTGGGTTCCTTCAATAGCATTGAAATTAGATTCAACAGACCCAGTTCCATCACCATGGCCGCACCAGTTCCATGCAACTACCATCATGAACTACACAGGAGGTCTCAGGAAAGTGGATCTCTGGTACGATTGGCCTAACAAAAGGTACTTGCATATAAACCAATACCAATTGGGGGAAAAATTGTACGACGTTGAATGGCAGAACGGCACTTCATTTTACTTCACTTTGGATTCTACCCAGGAATGCATAGTCAAGCATTTCCCTGTGGGGATTTTGAGACCTAATTGGCTTGAAGGTGCGAATTATTTGGGCCAGAGGTATAAAGATGGATTTCTCTGTAATGTTTGGGAGAAGATTGATTTCCTACACTATTATGAAGATGTTGCTACCCAGATACCTGTTTATTGGCATTTTTATGATGGTACGTATGcttttattatatgattttgagCAATTCCTGTTAATATTCTAATTGAGTTAGACTGCtgattcatttaattatatacatCAAAATTccatattcttaaaaaaaaatcaatcagtATTTTTGCATACTCGTGTTTCGAATTTGGTTTTGGGGTTTGCTGGTTGTTAGAACACATTGGTGAAAGGATTTAAAATGTATGATGTATCTGTTTATATAGTTTTTGGGTACATGAACAATACTCGTTTCATGAGCTAGCGTTTTGTGttaagtttaaactttaaaagcCGTTCCTTTTTTCAGCCTCTCTAGATCTGCGCATGTTAATTTTTTGCTGGATATATATTTGTGAAATAATGCAGGATTGATCGAAcatattataacttttgaggTGGGGAAAGTGCTGGAGGATTCTAAGTGGCAAGCCCCCGCTTACTGCTTCAAGGAGATAGAGAAAGGAAAGATAACATTGCAAGATCAAAAAGTTGAAGACCACTCACTTCTTGCTTCGTTTCATGACAGAAGATTTAAAAGTGACAAATGAACGAAGATGTATGACAAAAATTTACCTACTGCTACTTGAATATGCCCATGTTTTGAGTTTGTAATGCTAATAGTTTGGGCCAAATACATACACATTCCTTTTAACTTGCACTTTCATATGGCATGACATTTCAGTGACTGGTCTGTATGTGTTAGATACACACTgcacaaaatattatttcaaacttGTATTTGTTTGTAATCTAGAAGAATATTATAAGGGAGTGGAAGTTTGGAGGTGAATGGTTAAGGTGAAGACAAGGCAATGAGCGTTTAAGCTATCTgtatatatttagtaaaaattcaaaatcaccAATTCCCAAAGTTGCTTCCTCCGTCCCATAATAGATGAACACTACAAGGtaattaagaaattattattgaattgatcaactttactattttacccttttgtACATATTAATTagctttttagaaaaaaaattatatctttaaaatttgtttaaacTTTCAACGGCCGTATTAATTTTAGAGgcagaatgaaaaaaattatcaatgttATCTTGATTTAATAAGATATAAATTAGGCCACAAACTACAAATTACTTAATATTTCATAATCCAACCCAAACTAATTCAGGAAAAATTCATTCGTTCAAAACGAATTACAGCTTAGGCCAAATTTCCcttcacccctttaatttagGCAAATTATATTTCGTTTATTTCTGGGTAGGATTTCCTAATTTTTGGACTTTACTGAACCTTTTTCCTTTCTCTTATACAATCCCCACTAAACTAATAGCTTATGtttggttttttaaaaaatcagttTTTGTAGAACTAAAATATTgcaaaaaaatctttttgagcCAAACATCATCTTCTTCCCAAATGTCTGGAATCAAGTTTAAAAGAGGAAAGGATgttcaattatataattttggGTCTTTAGAAATAGTTCAATTGGTGTATCCCTTATAAAAGTCACCATTTTG
Proteins encoded in this window:
- the LOC107023670 gene encoding uncharacterized protein At4g14100-like — its product is MYFPINVIFLFTLSPFWVPSIALKLDSTDPVPSPWPHQFHATTIMNYTGGLRKVDLWYDWPNKRYLHINQYQLGEKLYDVEWQNGTSFYFTLDSTQECIVKHFPVGILRPNWLEGANYLGQRYKDGFLCNVWEKIDFLHYYEDVATQIPVYWHFYDGLIEHIITFEVGKVLEDSKWQAPAYCFKEIEKGKITLQDQKVEDHSLLASFHDRRFKSDK